From one Sphingomonas sp. BT-65 genomic stretch:
- a CDS encoding MFS transporter, protein MTTTIAEPVAARAAPAPPRGRYRWIVCALLFASTTICYIDRQIFGLLKPTLDAEFGWSETAYGDIIAAFSLMYAFGYLLGGRLMDRIGVRAGLGVAVFGWSLAAAAHGLMSTVLGFKIARGALGLTEGGNFPASIKAVREWFPPQERAFATGIFNAGSNIGAIVTPISLPFIVALVGWRAAFLIAGTLGLIWLVMWLRFYELPERQKRLSAEELAYIKSGDDAPSEPVKWVSLLRYRGTWAYVVGMLMTSPVWWFYLNWVPGFLHDRFGIDMLGSIGPLVAIYLIADVGSIAGGWLSSRMIKQGMRPVPARLATMLLMALCPIPVAFIAGVSSLWPAVMLIALAAAGHQGMSANLYTLASDTVPSRGVGSVIGIGGFAAGIMGMFVAMAVGRILDATGGNYAVLFLGAALAYPLAVLAMALIVRRSRASLSTLES, encoded by the coding sequence ATGACGACCACCATTGCCGAACCCGTCGCGGCGCGCGCTGCGCCCGCGCCGCCGCGGGGCCGCTACCGCTGGATCGTCTGCGCGCTGCTCTTCGCCTCGACCACCATCTGTTATATCGACCGCCAGATCTTCGGGCTGCTCAAGCCGACACTCGATGCCGAGTTCGGCTGGTCCGAGACCGCCTATGGCGACATTATCGCCGCCTTCTCGCTGATGTACGCCTTCGGCTATCTGCTCGGCGGGCGGTTGATGGACCGGATTGGGGTGCGCGCGGGGCTCGGCGTCGCGGTGTTCGGCTGGAGCCTCGCGGCGGCGGCGCATGGCCTGATGTCGACCGTGCTCGGCTTCAAGATCGCGCGCGGCGCGCTCGGGCTCACCGAGGGCGGCAACTTCCCCGCCTCGATCAAGGCGGTGCGCGAATGGTTCCCGCCGCAGGAGCGCGCCTTCGCCACCGGCATCTTCAACGCGGGGAGCAATATCGGCGCGATCGTCACCCCGATCTCGCTGCCCTTCATCGTCGCGCTGGTCGGCTGGCGGGCCGCGTTCCTGATCGCGGGCACGCTCGGGCTGATCTGGCTCGTCATGTGGCTGCGCTTCTACGAGCTGCCCGAGCGGCAGAAGCGGCTCTCGGCCGAGGAGCTCGCCTATATCAAGAGCGGCGACGACGCGCCCTCCGAGCCGGTCAAATGGGTCTCGCTGCTGCGCTATCGTGGCACCTGGGCTTATGTCGTCGGCATGCTGATGACCAGCCCGGTGTGGTGGTTCTATCTCAACTGGGTCCCGGGCTTCCTGCACGATCGCTTCGGCATCGATATGCTCGGATCGATCGGCCCGCTGGTGGCGATCTACCTGATCGCGGACGTGGGCAGCATCGCGGGCGGCTGGCTGTCGTCGCGGATGATCAAGCAGGGCATGCGCCCGGTGCCCGCGCGGCTCGCGACGATGCTGCTGATGGCGCTCTGCCCGATCCCGGTCGCCTTCATCGCAGGGGTGTCGAGCCTGTGGCCCGCGGTCATGCTGATCGCGCTTGCCGCGGCCGGGCATCAGGGCATGTCGGCCAATCTCTACACGCTCGCCTCGGACACCGTGCCGTCGCGCGGGGTGGGCTCGGTGATCGGCATTGGCGGCTTTGCGGCGGGCATCATGGGTATGTTCGTCGCGATGGCGGTCGGCCGGATCCTCGACGCGACCGGCGGCAACTATGCCGTGCTCTTTCTTGGCGCCGCGCTCGCCTACCCCCTCGCCGTGCTGGCGATGGCGCTGATCGTGCGCCGCTCGCGCGCAAGCCTATCCACGCTGGAGTCATGA
- a CDS encoding FadR/GntR family transcriptional regulator, producing the protein MGTKAEEAAGGAKTTGLVDHVIDYIYRHVADERLRPGARLPSETTISVTLGVSRPVVREAMRTLAATGLVEMAVGKRATIVPVDGEMLSRVIGNALLTGQADTRNILEMRRGVEITMVALAAERRSDADAAELQKIVREMATKLGNAKRYAELDLQLHARLARATGNPLYTLLIDAFRQLIAASMLEGIERWSASPELKRVQDLHENIVAAVVARDPAAAAGAMAQHFDDALIKILAPIVAGEPAA; encoded by the coding sequence GTGGGGACGAAGGCGGAAGAAGCGGCAGGCGGCGCGAAGACGACCGGCCTTGTCGACCACGTCATCGACTATATCTACCGCCACGTGGCCGACGAGCGGCTGCGCCCCGGCGCGCGGCTGCCGAGCGAGACCACGATCAGCGTGACGCTGGGCGTCAGCCGCCCGGTGGTGCGCGAGGCGATGCGCACGCTCGCCGCGACGGGCCTGGTCGAGATGGCGGTGGGCAAGCGCGCGACGATCGTGCCGGTCGATGGCGAGATGCTGTCGCGCGTGATCGGCAACGCGCTGCTCACCGGGCAGGCCGACACGCGCAACATCCTCGAGATGCGCCGCGGGGTCGAGATCACGATGGTCGCGCTCGCCGCCGAACGGCGCAGCGACGCCGACGCCGCCGAGCTGCAGAAGATCGTGCGCGAGATGGCGACCAAGCTCGGCAATGCGAAACGCTATGCCGAGCTCGACCTTCAGCTTCATGCGCGGCTGGCGCGGGCGACCGGCAATCCGCTCTACACGCTGCTGATCGACGCGTTCCGCCAGCTGATCGCCGCATCGATGCTCGAGGGGATCGAACGCTGGTCGGCGAGCCCGGAACTGAAGCGCGTGCAGGACCTGCACGAGAACATCGTCGCCGCGGTGGTGGCGCGCGATCCGGCGGCGGCGGCCGGCGCGATGGCGCAGCATTTCGATGATGCGCTGATCAAGATCCTGGCGCCGATCGTCGCGGGCGAACCAGCGGCCTGA
- a CDS encoding enolase C-terminal domain-like protein, with protein MRIEKFETWMCKRPKGLFDEEREGAAPMPWAYGVGRITTSDGIEGIATFWAARSAAVTDAYLSDVIAPVILGRSIHDRERIWHDFWNIDRHGAFFPVFLPGPIDVALWDAAARTAGLPLHRYLGSYRTSLPVYASSLWLPDIDAYVREALAYKERGFKAYKVHPCGPSALDMEIHQAVRDAVGPEMILMTDPVAEYTLHEAIKVARHLEQLDYYWFEEPFRDYELDKYAKLAAAVDIPIVGTETTRGGPWGVAQAIKCDALDMVRADVSWKGGITGTLKVCHLAEAHGMNCELHTTTIGPMDVANIHVACAVRNSEYFELFVPEDSFQLPMKQSLRDLMDAEGNIHAPQGPGLGIDIDWDLVEDNCTSRRVFTA; from the coding sequence ATGCGCATCGAGAAGTTCGAGACCTGGATGTGCAAGCGGCCCAAGGGGCTGTTCGACGAGGAGCGCGAAGGTGCCGCGCCAATGCCCTGGGCCTATGGCGTAGGCCGCATCACCACCTCGGACGGTATCGAGGGGATCGCGACCTTCTGGGCGGCGCGCTCGGCGGCGGTGACCGACGCCTATCTTTCCGATGTGATCGCGCCGGTGATCCTCGGCCGCTCGATCCACGACCGCGAGCGAATCTGGCACGATTTCTGGAACATCGACCGCCACGGCGCCTTCTTCCCGGTGTTCCTGCCCGGCCCGATCGACGTCGCGTTGTGGGACGCCGCGGCGCGTACCGCCGGGCTACCGCTGCACCGCTATCTCGGCAGCTATCGCACGAGCCTGCCGGTCTATGCCAGCAGCCTGTGGCTGCCCGATATCGACGCCTATGTGCGCGAGGCGCTCGCCTACAAGGAACGCGGGTTCAAGGCCTACAAGGTCCATCCATGCGGGCCCAGCGCGCTCGACATGGAGATCCACCAGGCGGTGCGTGACGCGGTCGGGCCCGAGATGATCCTGATGACCGATCCCGTGGCGGAATATACGCTGCACGAGGCGATCAAGGTCGCGCGGCACCTCGAGCAGCTCGACTATTACTGGTTCGAGGAGCCGTTCCGCGATTACGAGCTCGACAAATATGCCAAGCTCGCCGCCGCGGTGGACATTCCGATCGTCGGCACCGAGACGACGCGCGGCGGCCCGTGGGGCGTGGCGCAGGCGATCAAGTGCGACGCGCTCGACATGGTCCGCGCCGACGTGTCGTGGAAGGGCGGGATCACCGGCACGCTCAAGGTCTGCCACCTCGCCGAGGCGCACGGCATGAATTGCGAGCTGCACACCACGACGATAGGGCCAATGGACGTCGCCAACATCCATGTCGCCTGCGCGGTGCGCAACTCGGAATATTTCGAGCTGTTCGTGCCCGAGGATAGCTTCCAGCTGCCGATGAAGCAGAGCCTGCGCGACCTGATGGACGCCGAGGGCAACATCCACGCGCCGCAAGGCCCGGGCCTCGGCATCGATATCGACTGGGATCTGGTCGAGGACAATTGCACCTCGCGCCGCGTGTTCACCGCCTGA
- a CDS encoding DUF5060 domain-containing protein — MSVSRREMLKSGLIAAGAAAAAPALAQGAGPARTERWGVHELVFEGPAAGNPFVDVTIAAVFKGAGRTIRVPGFYDGNGTYRIRFSPPELGAWGWETESSATELAHKRGRFECVAPAAGNHGPMRVTQDGYHFAYADGTPFRQIGTTCYAWALQSDAKCNQTIETLKSAPFNKMRMLVTPNVEAVATNPFVRTGKGPRDWDPTRFDPDYFRRYEDRIIRLGQLGIEADIILYHPYDEKGGYNDMKRADDERYIRYCAARWGAYRHVWWSMGNEYDAVKTKSMDDWDHLFQVLVAADPHDRLRSIHQINTYYDHRKPWITHASIQNGAAVLDDIRAAMHRDFALKPVVFDEVVYEGNSDKRWGQLSGEEMVERFWWGLVGGTYVGHSETFDPNRNADYSWLGQGGVLKGTSAPRLAFLRKIMEEGPTPGLDPIQHWWNYHIGGKPHEYYIRYFGASTPAEWKVVLPGRKDDPKNAFRIDVIDTWNMTITPVEGVFRMQQMTEYDVHDPARPTIALPGKPWIALRIVKI; from the coding sequence ATGAGTGTATCGCGACGCGAGATGCTGAAGAGCGGCCTGATCGCTGCCGGCGCGGCCGCCGCCGCGCCCGCGCTCGCGCAGGGCGCGGGGCCGGCGCGGACCGAGCGCTGGGGCGTGCATGAGCTGGTGTTCGAAGGGCCCGCGGCCGGCAACCCGTTCGTCGATGTCACCATCGCCGCGGTGTTCAAGGGCGCAGGCCGGACGATCCGCGTGCCTGGCTTCTACGACGGCAACGGCACCTACCGCATCCGCTTCAGTCCGCCCGAGCTCGGCGCGTGGGGCTGGGAGACCGAGAGCAGCGCCACTGAGCTGGCGCACAAGCGCGGCCGCTTCGAATGCGTCGCCCCCGCCGCCGGCAATCACGGCCCGATGCGGGTCACGCAGGACGGCTACCACTTCGCCTATGCCGACGGCACGCCGTTCCGCCAGATCGGCACGACCTGCTATGCGTGGGCGCTCCAGTCCGACGCCAAGTGCAACCAGACGATCGAGACGCTCAAATCGGCGCCGTTCAACAAGATGCGGATGCTCGTCACGCCCAATGTCGAGGCCGTGGCGACCAACCCCTTCGTCCGCACCGGCAAGGGGCCGCGCGACTGGGACCCGACGCGTTTCGATCCGGACTATTTCCGCCGCTACGAGGATCGCATCATCCGCCTCGGCCAGCTCGGCATCGAGGCCGACATCATCCTCTACCACCCCTATGACGAGAAGGGCGGCTATAACGATATGAAGCGCGCCGATGACGAGCGCTACATCCGCTACTGCGCCGCGCGCTGGGGCGCCTACCGCCATGTCTGGTGGTCGATGGGCAACGAATATGATGCGGTGAAGACCAAATCGATGGACGATTGGGACCATCTCTTCCAGGTCCTCGTCGCCGCCGACCCGCATGACCGGCTGCGCTCGATCCACCAGATCAACACCTATTACGATCACCGCAAGCCGTGGATCACCCACGCCAGCATCCAGAATGGCGCTGCGGTGCTCGACGACATCCGCGCCGCGATGCACCGCGACTTCGCGCTCAAGCCAGTGGTGTTCGACGAGGTCGTGTACGAGGGCAATTCGGACAAGCGCTGGGGCCAGCTCTCGGGTGAGGAGATGGTCGAGCGCTTCTGGTGGGGCCTGGTCGGCGGCACCTATGTCGGCCATAGCGAGACCTTCGACCCCAACCGCAACGCCGACTATTCGTGGCTCGGTCAGGGCGGGGTGCTCAAGGGCACCAGCGCGCCGCGCCTCGCCTTCCTCAGGAAGATCATGGAGGAGGGGCCGACCCCGGGGCTCGACCCGATCCAGCATTGGTGGAACTACCATATCGGCGGCAAGCCGCACGAATATTACATCAGATATTTCGGGGCATCGACTCCGGCCGAGTGGAAGGTCGTGCTGCCCGGCCGCAAGGACGACCCCAAGAACGCCTTCCGCATCGACGTCATCGACACTTGGAACATGACTATCACTCCGGTCGAGGGTGTGTTCCGCATGCAGCAGATGACCGAGTATGACGTTCACGATCCTGCGCGCCCCACGATCGCGCTGCCGGGCAAGCCGTGGATCGCGCTGCGCATCGTCAAGATCTGA
- a CDS encoding MFS transporter: MTTAADREDWKNTILAGLANYIDAGSIVAGAAALALWVEAYHLSTDLVGMIGAFGPNAIAAGIGALIGGRLCDLFGRKKIYQYDMLFYAFGMLWLVFAVNAWMVVIGFFLVGLAVGADIPASWSLIAEMAPDDKRGKHSGVAQVLWYLGPVVVLLLFLVLEPLGMLGARIVFAHLAILAIALTFLRSRMKESQRWVEAQAKGETEQRGRWQDLFTRQHIGSMAFLAGMYLFWNLWAGTNGFFFPYILRTVGDQSQAMSVAIQALSFLLGMASIFFIFMKLADKVNQRLLFGISAVTQIIGMSLLALFPLTLPIAIIHVFLMSVGGGFGAQSFFQLWSSEMFPTALRATAQGVMFAIVRIALGVFSFFVPWLTATGFTTLAWILVGFLAISGVIGFVWAPRNEGKSLEQLEAERAV, encoded by the coding sequence ATGACCACCGCAGCCGACCGGGAGGACTGGAAGAACACCATCCTCGCCGGGCTCGCCAATTATATCGATGCAGGCTCGATCGTCGCCGGCGCCGCCGCGCTGGCGCTGTGGGTCGAGGCCTATCATCTGAGCACCGACCTGGTCGGCATGATCGGCGCGTTCGGTCCCAATGCGATCGCCGCCGGCATCGGCGCGCTGATCGGCGGAAGGCTGTGCGACCTGTTCGGCCGCAAGAAGATCTACCAGTACGACATGCTGTTCTACGCGTTCGGTATGCTGTGGCTGGTCTTCGCGGTGAACGCGTGGATGGTCGTGATCGGCTTCTTCCTCGTGGGCCTCGCGGTCGGCGCCGACATCCCCGCCTCCTGGTCGCTGATCGCGGAGATGGCGCCCGACGACAAGCGCGGCAAGCATAGCGGCGTCGCACAGGTGCTGTGGTATCTGGGGCCGGTCGTCGTGCTGCTGCTGTTCCTCGTGCTCGAGCCGCTCGGCATGCTCGGCGCGCGCATCGTCTTCGCGCATCTCGCGATCCTCGCCATCGCGCTCACCTTCCTGCGCTCGCGCATGAAGGAATCGCAGCGCTGGGTGGAAGCGCAAGCGAAAGGCGAGACCGAGCAGCGCGGCCGCTGGCAGGATCTGTTCACCCGCCAGCATATCGGTTCGATGGCGTTCCTCGCCGGCATGTACCTGTTCTGGAACCTGTGGGCGGGCACCAACGGCTTCTTCTTCCCGTACATCCTGCGCACCGTCGGCGATCAGAGCCAGGCGATGTCCGTCGCGATCCAGGCGCTGTCGTTCCTGCTCGGCATGGCCTCGATCTTCTTCATCTTCATGAAGCTCGCCGACAAGGTGAACCAGCGGCTGCTGTTCGGCATCTCGGCGGTGACCCAGATCATCGGCATGTCGCTGCTCGCGCTGTTCCCGCTGACCCTGCCGATCGCGATCATCCACGTCTTCCTGATGTCGGTCGGCGGCGGGTTCGGCGCGCAGAGCTTCTTCCAGCTGTGGAGCTCGGAGATGTTCCCGACCGCGCTGCGCGCCACCGCGCAGGGGGTGATGTTCGCGATCGTGCGCATCGCGCTCGGCGTGTTCAGCTTCTTCGTGCCGTGGCTCACCGCGACCGGCTTCACCACGCTCGCCTGGATCTTGGTTGGCTTCCTCGCGATCAGCGGCGTGATCGGCTTCGTCTGGGCGCCGCGCAACGAGGGCAAATCCCTGGAGCAACTCGAAGCGGAGCGCGCAGTATGA
- a CDS encoding TonB-dependent receptor domain-containing protein, which produces MKVATITSSRGVRTGLLLTGTSALTLFAATASQAQEAAAPVAQTPAEQAAEAETTEQDVVVTGSRIRSPTLTSPSPIQVITAQEIENKGAIDVQEILQQNPAVGPAGNSRTTSTFGTGPGRATVDLRGLGPSRTLVLIDGRRTVAGSPGSSVVDLAMIPSSFVERVDVLTGGASAVYGSDAIAGVVNFIYKKDYEGIRINTQAGISERGDDDNYSANVTFGRNFANGDGNLLLFAGWQREGAVLNTARDWSARDYVSLGTTQRVGTPSNANLTAAQNLFVPLYSPSNVGPGGVFSIAGAGNRIINPDGSVRAYNAATDGFNRAQYGAIASPVERLTFAVRTNYDVSDKVNIFVEGTYNRVDTKGYLEASPLRTDGALGAFNAPGSANGYFNIEHRVFRPDGTSVILRNPFVSDAVYNAANDRTGDGLKDISFLIRTTMFPPGTRAVTTQRDNFRIAVGGDIDLGGGWNLDAYYSYGSTRSDTTMTGLANLYNVANAVQVVPDINDVNRNGSTTDAICLDANARASGCVPMNVFGLNPDGSSKISADAINYVKASYQAHAFQDMHAAALNLSGTLFQLPGGPVQVAAGLEYREESSKDTFDPLTNQARNGYTQATDTVGAFNVKEAYGEIVLPVLANVPFFHNLTLRGAARISDYSTVGSFWAYNGGVEWSPVADIRIRGVYAHAVRAPNIGELFEAPQAGIISITDPCQGVTLTSTGTLADNCRAAPGVLANIQANGSFTLTVPDQQGVGSVTAPNPNIQEETATTYTLGVVINPVSIEALRGLTFTADYFNIELKDAISRISQSTVLNKCYVQGISDFCQFVTRRSTASGAFSAGSVEQVVRALVNSGGSKTEGLDFTLSYTMRAFGGRANFSTSWTHLLAKGNTPLAGDPFDNSKGELGTPEDAANASLSWDNDTVGFTVSAEYIGPQYLDYENFQTRYVLADGSLPDKKYFRIDSVIYTDAQVRFKVMDEMQFFIGVKNLFDVDRPPLFTGVAGNINGQFDPIGRRFYAGARMNF; this is translated from the coding sequence ATCGAGAACAAGGGCGCGATCGACGTCCAGGAGATTCTCCAGCAGAACCCCGCGGTCGGCCCCGCTGGCAACAGCCGCACGACCAGCACCTTCGGCACCGGTCCGGGCCGCGCGACCGTCGATCTCCGCGGCCTCGGGCCGTCGCGCACGCTCGTCCTGATCGACGGCCGCCGCACCGTGGCCGGCTCGCCGGGCTCGAGCGTCGTCGACCTCGCGATGATCCCGTCTTCGTTCGTCGAGCGCGTCGATGTGCTGACCGGCGGCGCCTCGGCCGTTTACGGCTCGGACGCGATCGCGGGCGTGGTCAACTTCATCTACAAGAAGGATTACGAAGGCATCCGGATCAACACCCAGGCCGGCATCTCGGAGCGCGGCGACGACGACAATTATTCCGCCAACGTCACCTTCGGCCGCAACTTCGCGAATGGCGACGGCAATTTGCTGCTCTTCGCCGGCTGGCAGCGCGAAGGCGCGGTCCTCAACACCGCGCGTGACTGGTCGGCCCGCGACTATGTCAGCCTCGGCACCACGCAGCGCGTCGGCACCCCGAGCAACGCCAACCTGACCGCGGCGCAGAACCTGTTCGTGCCGCTCTACTCGCCGTCGAACGTCGGCCCGGGGGGCGTGTTCTCGATCGCCGGCGCGGGCAACCGCATCATCAACCCCGACGGGTCGGTGCGCGCCTACAACGCCGCGACCGACGGCTTCAACCGCGCCCAGTACGGCGCGATCGCCTCGCCGGTCGAGCGCCTGACCTTCGCGGTGCGCACCAACTATGACGTGTCGGACAAGGTCAACATCTTCGTCGAAGGTACCTACAACCGCGTCGATACCAAGGGCTATCTTGAGGCTTCGCCGCTGCGCACCGACGGTGCGCTCGGCGCATTCAACGCCCCCGGCAGCGCCAACGGCTATTTCAACATCGAGCATCGCGTGTTCCGCCCCGACGGCACCTCGGTGATCCTGCGCAACCCGTTCGTGTCCGATGCGGTCTACAATGCCGCGAACGACCGCACCGGGGACGGGCTCAAGGACATCAGCTTCCTGATCCGCACCACCATGTTCCCGCCGGGGACGCGTGCAGTGACCACCCAGCGTGACAATTTCCGCATCGCCGTCGGTGGCGATATCGACCTCGGCGGCGGCTGGAACCTCGACGCCTATTACAGCTACGGTTCGACGCGCTCTGACACGACGATGACGGGCCTCGCCAACCTCTACAATGTCGCGAACGCCGTGCAGGTCGTCCCCGACATCAACGACGTCAACCGCAATGGCAGCACGACCGACGCGATCTGTCTCGATGCCAATGCGCGCGCGTCGGGCTGCGTGCCGATGAACGTCTTCGGGCTCAATCCCGACGGGTCGAGCAAGATCAGCGCGGACGCGATCAACTATGTGAAGGCCAGCTACCAGGCGCACGCCTTCCAGGACATGCACGCCGCCGCGCTCAACCTCTCCGGCACATTGTTCCAGCTTCCCGGCGGTCCGGTGCAGGTCGCCGCGGGTCTCGAATATCGCGAGGAGTCCAGCAAGGACACCTTCGATCCGCTGACCAACCAGGCGCGCAACGGCTACACCCAGGCAACCGACACGGTCGGCGCCTTCAACGTCAAGGAAGCCTATGGCGAGATCGTCCTTCCCGTTCTCGCCAACGTGCCGTTCTTCCACAATCTGACGCTGCGCGGCGCGGCGCGTATCTCCGACTATTCGACGGTCGGCAGCTTCTGGGCGTACAATGGCGGCGTCGAATGGTCGCCGGTGGCGGACATCCGTATCCGCGGCGTCTATGCCCATGCCGTGCGCGCGCCCAATATCGGCGAGCTGTTCGAAGCGCCCCAGGCGGGCATCATCTCGATCACCGATCCGTGCCAGGGCGTCACGCTCACCAGCACCGGCACGCTGGCCGATAATTGCCGCGCCGCGCCGGGCGTGCTGGCCAACATCCAGGCGAACGGCTCGTTCACGCTGACCGTGCCCGATCAGCAGGGCGTCGGCAGCGTCACTGCGCCGAACCCGAACATCCAGGAGGAAACCGCCACCACCTATACGCTGGGCGTGGTGATCAATCCGGTGTCGATCGAGGCGCTGCGCGGCCTCACCTTCACCGCGGACTATTTCAACATCGAGCTCAAGGATGCGATCAGCCGCATCTCGCAGTCGACGGTGCTGAACAAATGTTACGTGCAGGGCATCTCCGACTTCTGCCAGTTCGTCACCCGGCGCTCGACCGCCAGCGGTGCGTTCAGTGCGGGCTCGGTCGAGCAGGTCGTCCGCGCGCTGGTCAACAGCGGCGGCAGCAAGACCGAGGGCCTCGACTTCACTTTGTCCTACACGATGCGCGCCTTTGGCGGCCGGGCCAATTTCTCGACCTCCTGGACGCATCTGCTGGCCAAGGGGAATACGCCGCTCGCCGGTGATCCGTTCGACAATTCGAAGGGTGAGCTCGGCACGCCCGAGGATGCCGCGAATGCGAGTCTGAGCTGGGACAACGACACGGTCGGCTTCACCGTCAGCGCCGAATATATCGGGCCGCAATATCTGGATTACGAGAATTTCCAGACGCGCTACGTGCTCGCCGACGGGTCGCTTCCCGACAAGAAGTATTTCCGCATCGACAGCGTGATCTACACCGACGCGCAGGTCCGCTTCAAAGTCATGGACGAAATGCAGTTCTTCATCGGCGTGAAGAACCTGTTCGATGTCGACCGCCCGCCGCTCTTCACGGGCGTCGCCGGCAACATCAACGGCCAGTTCGATCCGATCGGCCGGCGCTTCTATGCGGGCGCTCGCATGAACTTCTGA